The genomic DNA cacacacacacacacacacacacacacacacacacacacacacaggtttgggTTTTAATATCAACACAAAAGTAAATCTGGTTAGGCTTTCATCACATTCATGATGTCATCTTGTTTCCTCGTTAAGGGTTAGTAGGTTCAGCTTAGAGCAGTTATGCTGGACTTAGAACCCGTACCTGAACCGGGTCAAGGTCATGGTTCTGACCCGGTACCTGCTTACATACTGTGTTTTCTTCAGCTATCTCTAGCTGGAGGGTCCAGTGCAGACGAGAACACCCTGCCCGTCTAGACTTTGTGTCTCTAAACCGAGATGCTGTGAGGTCCGGGCTCGTGACGTCTAAAGAACTTAGTCAATACCGGGCTCTGAGGGGCGGAGCCACAAGGAAGACACGTATTTCAGAACCGTCTGACGGTGGAACTGCTCGTAATCCTCAGGCTGCCCCCGACATCACCTTTGGCGTCACAAACAGGTGAAACAGAACGAGAAAAAATGGTGGAAATGTGAAGTTGTTGGTGAGTGGTTGATATTTCATCAGGGCGCCGTCCCCGCTGGCTGAACTCCTGTCCTACGAGTATGCTCACAAATGGTTCAACGAACAGCTGAGCAGGAATCAGTCTGGAGGACACAAAAaacaggtggggggggggggggggtaatgatGTGAACCCATCAGGTCAAAGGTCTGAAACTTACAGCTCTAGGATGTGTTTGTCTATAGATGAAACCGGGTCATATTCCAGAAACCAGAACCAGCCTTCTGAGGAGGAGCAGAACTCTACCAGCCCCCCCAAAACCGCTCAGACTGCCTCAGGTTGCACAGGTAAACCTCACCTGTACAGTAGTTTCtactcaattcaagtttatttataaagcaccaaatcaggaccagagtcgtctcaaggaccttcacacatacaggtcaggtcattaagccaatcagtaacaagtttcctatataaggaaaccagcaggtcgcatcgagccactgactagtgtcagagtctttacagcaatcctcatactaggcaagcatgcagcgacagtggagaggaaaactcccttttaacaggaagaagcctccagaggatcctgtataagcagccatcctccacgactcactggggatggagaagacagaacagacacacacacacacacacacatgcacgcacgcaagcacacacacattaacaataGATTTTTGTGTGGCGGCTTTGCCGTGGCGGTGCGACACGATCAATTAGTGTACACTTTCATTTTGACGAATGTCTAGCAGGGATAATTACGTATTTTGATGCCCATTCTGATTGGCTGGTGAAAAGCTACAGTAACCCCCACTAAGACGTTTTTGTAGCCCAAACTGAAACGTCCTGCGGCTAGCTGGACCCCGctcaagtggttagcagcagtgtgctagccgatggccccctccatgaggccaccacagctcagcagaacatcgttgtagcttcttctggggagaaaaacacttagagagaaaataaagttaacagctgaaatagcaggaaataatacagttaaagagcagattgtagaagaaagtagtcgagtgtgtcctccagcagtctaagcctatagcagcataactacagagataactctggataatctagctTTTTAGATGGAGACAGGGCAAGGGAGGGCCGTAACAAAGCAACCACCTACCTCACTTTACAGGTAGCTGACCGGCGCCTCTAGAGGCCACAGGAAGAACAACAGGACTCCTGAAATCCGTTCCTTTTATAAGGCCCAGTcccatactcgcacttccacacttgcaccCTTCAGTCGTGCAGTCCCGACTAGGGGTGCGAGAgcatagggtgtcccgattctcaaatgTGGAGGTTGATCACGCCCCtcttgcacccttgatccgcacttcacccaagtctgcatcagtgcggacttgggtgaagtgtattacTGTACTGGGTGaagtatttcaaataattgtttgattgtttgtttgaaagttgttaataaagtttttttttaaagtatcacATCGACCAGAAACCGGCATGCATTACAATCGATGACGCAATACTCCCTGTCTCAGTTCACTTGTGAACCACGCACTCGAAGCCCTACtgcgcactttgctgaagaccgcagagcgagtgttgggattgggcctcTGTTGAGAGGACACCTGAGCACAGCTTCCTGTTTGCTtggtgttaccatggcaacagcaTTTTTTTCTGTCTCTACAGGTAGCTGCAGCTCTGGATACCTTCAGGGACCCCAAGGCTCGTCGGTGAGAATCAGGAACTGGACCAAGCAGAGGACAGAGAACGGCGTGTTAATTGTGATGCTAATAAAACACTGTAAACAAACACGTGTTCTCAGCTGGTTCTTCTGTTCAACACCTGGTCAAGTACTCTGATTCTGGTCCAGTCTCCTAGGTCATTTAACTTGGGGCTGCTTTTCCAATCTCCTGAAACTGTTTAATGTAAAGGGACAAGTCCACACTAATGAGAGAATTAGAAGTTTGACTAAAAATACAGTTGAACATGTTTGGATAACTTCTGGAGCCGACTGACCCAAGCCGAGGGAGCCAGGAGCCAGAGGTTCTCCACATCTACAGATGTCCTACCTCCCTCCACAGTCCTGGAATAATCTCCTAAACCAGTCAGGGAGGAACAGCAGGCTGGGATAGGTCGCTCCAGAGACCTGAGTGGGACCTTCACTCCAGCAGAAGTATCTCAGGTTTGCTGATCCCGCAAGCTTCTTCAGGTTTCAGAACGCCATCTCAGACAGGATGAAAAGTTCTGactgatcagtgtgtgtgtgtgtgtgtgtgtgagggagggaggagcagtgtgtgtgtgtagcaggtgGGGGAGGGAGGAGCAGGAGAAATGATAGAAGAGGAGGGAATTTGAGTTCTGGCACTCAAATAAGCTGCTGATCATTTTCCACCTGATCAATAATTATCAGATGATTCTGATCAGATCTGACAGACATGACGTCACACTCAAGCCGGGTTTGTCACCTTTGCTGACATTTGGACCACCTGTGTGAACTAACTCACCTGAGATGGAGCTTCCCGGCTCTGGAGGCTCTGGATTCCTTATCGAGTCACTGTTGTCGCTCAGTCCGCCCGCAGCGCTCCTCTCCCGGCCACAGGAACGGGACCAAGGTCCGGAACGTCTGCTCCAGCCCCGCTCCGGAAGCTCCTCCTTCCTGATCCGCGACATCCTGGCAGACCCCGGTTCACACCGAGGACACCCCGAATCACGAGCCGAGCTGTTCCGAAGTGGACCGGAACGAGAGAGCGATAACAAAGGTAAAACAAAATTACAATaattaataaaaacattaaaactcaaaatAACacagttttaaccctctggaggcaggcgttaaaACCTGGTTACTCCTCATTCATGAGCATGCTTTACCTCGGAAGTACCCCTGAACGACTCGTCCTGTTgtccaaacttattttgagcctgagagggttaatgtaaGAAATATTTATTCCCAATTAAGTAGAATAATATCAAAACAATACATGGGGAattaattaaaacagaaaatagaTTCAAACGAAATGATGAaaagtgatagtgatgatgatgttgtgatagtagtgatgatggtgataaaagtgatagtgatgatgatggtggtgatggtgatgatgaagatgatgatggtgataaaagtgatagttgtgatgatgatggtgatgatgacgg from Nothobranchius furzeri strain GRZ-AD chromosome 10, NfurGRZ-RIMD1, whole genome shotgun sequence includes the following:
- the cfap77 gene encoding cilia- and flagella-associated protein 77 is translated as MMSPRLGVVRKSMLKDPLIIKAPLGKTRTRGLDVPGPDFVFGAKTTWNADGGVAEAISSWRVQCRREHPARLDFVSLNRDAVRSGLVTSKELSQYRALRGGATRKTRISEPSDGGTARNPQAAPDITFGVTNRAPSPLAELLSYEYAHKWFNEQLSRNQSGGHKKQMKPGHIPETRTSLLRRSRTLPAPPKPLRLPQVAQVAAALDTFRDPKARR